The genomic region TGAGAACATGTCTCCTTTAGATACAATGACAACCCTCCCAATGTATTCTTAAATATCAATAGTCATCAAATATCAAAGAATATGGAGGTCAGCCCAATGCACAACAAAGCAAAGGTGCTCATTATGCAGGGTCAAATCTAGATGCAAAAAATGAATTTATAGATGCAAGATTGACCCAAACCTATGGACTCGATCCTAAACAAAGCCCAAATTCAATGCAAGATCTAAAACAATTCATTAGTAAAGAGATTACAAAAACCaaagataataaaaaaaattaatctgcattaaacaattttcattttttaattataaagttaaAGAACATTTTCCTTTTTTACATTTACTTTTTTAAAATACGAAATACAATTACCTAAATTATTGCTCTTAACCATCATTAATTACCTAAATTATTGCTCTTAACAATCATTAATTAAAATTATTGCTCTTAACAATCATTAATTAATCTAAActgatatatacaaaattgacaCACTTGCATTGGCTATCCAACCACCTAAAACGCAACTCATTTAATTAATCTAAActgatatatacaaaattgacaCACTTGCATTGACTATCCAACCACCTAAAACGCAACACATTTGAAACTCAAAAAAAATTAAGTATTCTCCTTCATATAATTACATTTTAGATAGCTGAATTATCGATACCAGAATTGATATCAAGAAAGTTTACTTCTTTTACAtatatatacaattaattaattacttgAACGATCCATCTTACCTAATAGATTAAACAAGTTTACTATCATGAAATTTCTATCATTCTCAAACACCTTATCACATATTTCTAGATTTGACCTAACTTTGCTTAAACAGATCATTAGAACAGCATCCCAACTCAATTGACAATTCAATATGATGTAATTCAacacaatttcattcaaattcaaaagaTTTTACAGTAAATATTCAGACAACTTTTATCCCGAACAAAACAAAGAGAATTGACAGCAACAACCGAACAGCGCAGTGGCGAATGACTCTATTTGTCAATCTGCCCTAGCTTTCCAAGGCCATTACAGTTAGGGCAGACAATCTGACCCTGATCCTTCCTTGCAGCGTTTGCTCTGAGAGTGGAGCCAGATTTCCTAATAAACCCTGCTCCATCACACTCGGGACACCTGGCCACGCACAATCCAGTCAAAATGAATCACTGCTATGCTTAATTCAAGTGAAAAGAAGGAACTTACAGGTCTTTGCGCGAGAAGAGAATCGGAAATGCAGTTCCAAGCAGGGCGACGGCCGCGGCTCCAGCTATTAAATAAACAGTGCCCTCAGATGATACATCTCCCACCGCGCATACAACTCCCACACCCTTCCTCTTCCTTCCCTTTCCATGCCTCACAGGAATTCCTCTGCAACGCTGTACGGATGAAGACGAAGATGCCAGCCCAATTGAAAGTGTGGACGACATTGCTACTGCTCTGCCTTGGAATGGGGAATGCTGTGATCAAGTCTTCTTTGGATAAGGATATAGGGATAAGACGACTTGTCTCTATCCACTCAAAGGAATTCTCATTTGGTATGGTTTAGTGGTGGAGAATGTGTACTTTTCAAAGATTCAAATCaatcttgaaaataaaataaaatagggaGTAGAGTATACCTACCTTGTTTGTAGTATAGTTAAAAGTTAAGTGTTTCTTAGTTTAGTGGTTCTTCAAAGATTCAAATCGATCTTGAAAATAAAATGCGAAGTAGGGTATGTATATCTTGTTTGTAGTACAGTTGGAAGTTAGGTCTTAACTATGCTAGTCTACAGATGACGTATagtaatttggaacaacaaaatgTTTAGTATCGTGGATTTTTTTAAAATCCATTTCCATTTCTATTATATGGAGGGGTATTTTTCTCTCTACCtataacattttttatttcttttatgttgAGGGACTCGAACTCAACATCTTATAGGTGCTTACAACACTACTCAACCATTACATCAAGCACAAGCTTCAATTCTATCTATTATAATTGATATGCTGTAGTTGACATATTAGTTGTTTACATATGTCTTATATGTGAGAGTTGTTCTCATAATAAATCAAACATGGCTCAATCATTACATCAAGCACCCTTTTGTTCTATCTATAACAATTGGTATGTTCTAGTCAACATATTAGTTAATGTTAGTAGATTTCCACAACCCATGAATTAAATTACACACAAAATTTAATCCAAAAGCTACAACAACAACATATTAGTTGTTTACATACTTGTTATATGTGAGACCTATTCTCATAGTAAATCTGTTAGGAATTggatgcagaaaatatcaattatatgtagataaatattaacatagaaataataacagcgaagagacaatatttaatgtggttcacccaatctcgagctatatccaccaaacagagagtccaatattattatccagtaaatcaaaaccgattacaattagcaatcccttgcaactcaataccattgcaaaatgctataaaattctctacaaaaaacccctaacccttagccttttatcaAGGCTTATGTcgattacaaaattagggttacaacatgtcagccaatagaaaaataacacttgacgcctttataaaataataaaattctttttggcctcgtggggcgttgcccctcgaccccaccttgtatcgcgacagggagcgcgcaaggggcactACCCCTTGACCCCGCAGGGggtgatgccccttgaccccaccttgggatCGCTACCCCCAAActcccgtcgaaaaatatggggggaaactgcatcaatagaagtagggaaaatttaacctccaagtctgattaggctccatataacaacaaaatCAAACATGGATCAACCATTACATCAAGTGCCCTTTGATTCTATCTATAACAATTGATATGTTGTAGTCAACATATTAGTTATTTACGTacatgttatatgtgagatctattCTCATAGTAAATCATTAATGTGCATCGATGGTTTAAGCTCAAACACTtctatgcatttgtaattttattGAATTCCAACACCTTACAAAGTCAAAGTTGcagttattcattttcttagtcAAGATAATATTTTGGATTAGAGAAAAGTGTACATTTTGCCTTCTATTATATTTCAGCTTTGTTCATAGATAATATTTTAGCATTTAGTTAAGTTTGGTTTGTATATGATTGGATAAGATTTACTAAATTTTTAAAAGAATGAAGGGTTTAAGGTCAACGATGTGAGATTGGATTTTCTCTCCTATGCTTTGAGATCAACTTACAACAAGGAGGGTATTTGTAGATAGTTAAAGTCAAACTATTGATTCAACCCAATAGTTAAATTACCAAAGTCATCAATAGGTTGAAAGCAACTAACTACTTTACTACCTCTATATAGTTGTTTTAGCATCTTAGTAGTGAGTGCAAGGTGGGAGAGAATTTACATGATTCATAGAGACTAATAAGCACCATTCCTTGTATGCCTCATATATCATGAACTATGTAAACTAAAATtgaattataaatattaattattattttttatgtgtAACTAGAACAATTATATGAAGATCAATGTCAatccaagggcaacaaagtcaTATCTAACATGGAGAAAT from Cryptomeria japonica chromosome 3, Sugi_1.0, whole genome shotgun sequence harbors:
- the LOC131078400 gene encoding uncharacterized protein LOC131078400, whose amino-acid sequence is MSSTLSIGLASSSSSVQRCRGIPVRHGKGRKRKGVGVVCAVGDVSSEGTVYLIAGAAAVALLGTAFPILFSRKDLCPECDGAGFIRKSGSTLRANAARKDQGQIVCPNCNGLGKLGQIDK